Proteins encoded together in one Acholeplasma hippikon window:
- a CDS encoding BMP family lipoprotein: protein MKKLFALLFVLVAGFVLVSCGNQAKEIAMITDTGDIDDGSFNEGTWKGIQKYAEEHNKKAQYYKPGGETTGDYLAAIDLAVAGGAKIVITPGFYFEVPVFQAQTKYPDVKFVILDGAPHSGDYNNVINENTLSIFFKEEESGFLAGYATYLDGKTKLGFMGGIAVPAVQRFGIGWVAGAYYAAKEKGDANYAYDPANYTYLGDFGPKAEFATMAGTWYDRGVEAIHAAAGGAGLSVMSAATSRTNKWVIGVDSYQSGDSNTVLSSAVKGVGTAAYEALEDFYNGTFQGGKSITLGAKEDAVGLPMATSRFTSFNEAKYDEIFGKVKSTLAVPNDAAKLKTFIEGLGYTFPEGLSEAIAG, encoded by the coding sequence ATGAAAAAGTTATTCGCTTTACTATTTGTTTTAGTAGCAGGGTTTGTACTTGTTTCATGTGGTAATCAAGCAAAAGAAATTGCTATGATTACAGATACGGGTGACATTGACGATGGTTCTTTTAATGAAGGAACTTGGAAGGGCATTCAAAAATATGCCGAAGAGCATAATAAGAAGGCTCAATATTATAAGCCAGGTGGAGAAACAACAGGTGACTACTTAGCAGCTATTGATTTAGCTGTTGCAGGTGGAGCTAAGATTGTTATTACTCCAGGTTTCTATTTTGAAGTCCCAGTTTTCCAAGCACAAACTAAATATCCAGATGTTAAGTTTGTTATCTTGGATGGTGCACCTCATAGTGGTGACTACAATAATGTAATTAATGAAAATACATTATCTATCTTCTTTAAAGAAGAAGAATCAGGATTCTTAGCAGGTTATGCAACTTACTTAGATGGTAAGACTAAACTTGGATTCATGGGTGGTATTGCTGTTCCAGCCGTTCAAAGATTCGGTATTGGTTGGGTTGCAGGTGCTTACTATGCAGCTAAAGAAAAAGGCGATGCAAACTATGCTTACGATCCAGCAAACTATACATACTTAGGTGACTTTGGTCCTAAGGCTGAATTTGCTACAATGGCTGGTACTTGGTATGACCGTGGAGTAGAAGCTATCCATGCTGCAGCAGGTGGTGCTGGTTTATCAGTTATGTCAGCAGCAACTTCAAGAACAAATAAATGGGTTATCGGTGTTGACTCATACCAATCTGGAGATTCTAATACAGTATTATCTTCAGCAGTTAAAGGTGTTGGTACTGCGGCATACGAAGCATTAGAAGATTTCTATAATGGTACTTTCCAAGGTGGTAAATCAATCACTTTAGGTGCTAAAGAAGATGCAGTTGGATTACCTATGGCAACTTCAAGATTTACTTCATTTAATGAAGCTAAATATGATGAAATCTTTGGAAAAGTTAAATCTACATTAGCAGTTCCAAACGATGCAGCAAAACTTAAGACATTTATCGAAGGTTTAGGCTATACATTCCCAGAAGGTTTATCAGAAGCAATTGCAGGATAA
- a CDS encoding ABC transporter ATP-binding protein has protein sequence MIEMRNITKKFGPLVANDNISFVAYPGKIHALLGENGAGKSTLMSILFGLYKQDEGDILINDEVVQINNPNDATKYKIGMVHQHFKLVEVFTVLDNIILGVEESKGVFLTKQKAREKITGLMDKYKLFVDLDSYVKDLTVGEQQKVEILKMLYRDSEILIFDEPTAVLTPQEIHEFMGIIKGFAKENKVVILITHKLNEIKEAAEECTILRRGKKIDTVNVKDVTVKQLAEMMVGRVIDQSYKKAPYQPGEEVLTVRNVNLQGKNKHLLTDVSFSVKSGEIVGVAGIDGNGQNELVQVLTGLMKPSSGEILINGTDVSRYSIRKRNEYLSHIPEDRQKHGLVLDYNLAYNLVLQTYFKEPFQHKGKLNHKEIVNYAEKLVEQYDIRSANGIKSSARSMSGGNQQKAIIARELEKQHDLVIAFQPTRGLDVGAIENIHKELIAERDKGKAILLVSFELQEIMSLSDVILVIFEGQIVGKFRRNEIDDNEIGLYMSGSKRGTNV, from the coding sequence ATGATTGAAATGCGTAATATTACAAAAAAATTTGGACCTTTAGTTGCAAACGACAATATTTCATTTGTTGCTTATCCTGGTAAAATCCATGCCTTATTAGGTGAAAATGGAGCGGGTAAGAGTACATTAATGTCAATTCTTTTTGGTTTATATAAGCAAGATGAAGGTGATATTTTAATTAACGATGAAGTCGTTCAAATTAATAATCCAAATGATGCCACTAAGTATAAAATTGGGATGGTCCATCAACACTTTAAATTAGTTGAAGTGTTTACCGTTTTAGATAATATTATCTTAGGGGTTGAAGAATCAAAAGGTGTGTTCCTTACAAAACAAAAGGCTCGTGAAAAAATCACTGGCTTGATGGATAAATATAAGCTTTTTGTTGATTTAGATAGTTATGTCAAGGATTTAACTGTTGGCGAACAACAAAAAGTTGAAATTCTAAAGATGTTATACCGTGATAGTGAAATCTTAATTTTTGATGAACCAACAGCGGTTTTAACACCTCAAGAAATTCACGAATTTATGGGTATTATTAAAGGGTTTGCTAAAGAAAATAAAGTTGTCATTTTAATTACGCATAAATTGAACGAAATAAAAGAAGCTGCGGAAGAATGTACAATTCTTAGACGCGGTAAGAAAATTGATACCGTTAATGTAAAAGATGTTACGGTTAAACAATTAGCTGAAATGATGGTTGGTCGTGTCATTGATCAATCATATAAAAAGGCACCATATCAACCAGGTGAAGAAGTATTAACTGTTAGAAACGTCAATCTTCAAGGAAAAAATAAGCATCTTTTAACAGATGTTTCATTTAGTGTGAAATCAGGTGAAATTGTTGGGGTCGCTGGTATTGATGGAAATGGACAAAATGAACTTGTTCAAGTTTTAACAGGATTAATGAAACCTTCATCAGGCGAGATTCTAATTAACGGAACTGATGTTAGCCGTTATTCGATTAGAAAACGTAACGAATATTTATCTCATATTCCAGAAGATAGACAAAAACATGGATTAGTCTTAGACTATAACCTTGCATATAATTTAGTATTACAAACATATTTTAAAGAACCTTTCCAACATAAAGGAAAGTTAAATCACAAAGAAATTGTTAACTATGCTGAAAAGTTAGTTGAACAATATGATATTCGCAGTGCAAATGGTATTAAGTCATCTGCAAGAAGCATGAGTGGTGGTAATCAGCAAAAAGCTATTATTGCTAGGGAACTTGAAAAACAGCACGATTTAGTCATTGCATTCCAACCAACCAGAGGTCTAGATGTTGGTGCAATTGAAAATATTCATAAAGAATTGATAGCAGAAAGAGATAAAGGTAAAGCAATTTTACTTGTGTCATTTGAGTTACAAGAAATTATGAGTTTATCTGATGTTATTTTAGTTATTTTTGAAGGCCAAATTGTAGGTAAGTTTAGAAGAAATGAAATTGATGATAATGAGATTGGACTTTATATGTCTGGTTCTAAGAGAGGAACAAATGTATGA
- a CDS encoding ABC transporter permease, protein MKEKLNNFFLSIKKGFSKMDPRFKNSLLAVGIGILVGFIVMLIFNPANAFPALFAMLLGGFRGGIKGVGDVLLKATPIILTGVALAVTFKSGLFNIGAPGQMVIGAYVAIHVGVLWPLPPVIHWLVALILGTIAGAIWGAIPGLLKAFRNVNEVVSSIMLNYIAMYLVVYLVRSNVYNQLYAKSKNILPSAELPQMSLIFGNSDVNIGLFIAIGVALLIHYVFRHTVLGYELKATGFNPDASRYAGMNSKLNIVTSMVISGAIVGLAGAIQYLVIGTNLGVTSTLLGEGFDGISVALLGMLEPIGALISGIFLSHIRQGGYYMQVYGFPPQIIEIIISIVVYTTSISAGISLFYQRIKRQREEKKLKESEDKN, encoded by the coding sequence ATGAAAGAAAAATTAAATAACTTCTTTTTATCAATCAAAAAGGGATTTAGTAAAATGGATCCTCGTTTCAAAAATAGTTTACTTGCAGTAGGTATTGGTATCTTAGTTGGATTTATCGTGATGTTAATCTTTAATCCAGCGAATGCGTTCCCCGCTTTATTCGCAATGCTTCTTGGAGGTTTCCGCGGTGGAATTAAAGGGGTTGGCGATGTTTTACTAAAAGCAACACCAATTATTCTTACTGGGGTAGCATTAGCTGTTACCTTTAAATCAGGATTATTTAATATCGGTGCACCAGGCCAAATGGTCATTGGCGCATATGTTGCAATTCATGTTGGTGTTTTATGGCCATTGCCACCTGTTATTCATTGGTTAGTGGCACTTATTTTAGGTACAATTGCTGGTGCAATTTGGGGAGCAATACCTGGTTTACTTAAAGCATTTAGAAATGTAAATGAAGTCGTCTCGAGTATTATGCTTAACTATATTGCAATGTACTTAGTTGTTTACTTAGTACGTTCAAATGTATATAATCAGCTTTATGCAAAATCAAAAAATATTTTACCTTCAGCAGAATTACCTCAAATGAGTCTCATTTTTGGTAACTCAGATGTAAATATTGGTTTATTCATTGCTATTGGCGTGGCATTATTGATTCACTATGTATTTAGACATACTGTTTTAGGATATGAACTTAAAGCAACTGGATTTAACCCGGATGCGAGTCGCTATGCAGGTATGAATTCTAAATTAAATATTGTGACTTCAATGGTAATCTCAGGTGCAATCGTAGGTTTAGCTGGTGCGATTCAATATCTAGTTATTGGTACGAACCTTGGTGTAACTTCAACCTTATTAGGTGAAGGATTTGATGGGATTTCAGTAGCCCTATTAGGAATGCTAGAGCCAATTGGTGCACTTATCTCAGGAATATTCCTAAGTCATATTAGACAAGGTGGATATTATATGCAAGTATATGGTTTCCCACCACAAATTATTGAAATCATTATCTCAATTGTTGTTTACACAACTTCAATTAGTGCAGGTATTTCACTTTTCTATCAACGTATCAAACGTCAAAGAGAAGAAAAGAAATTAAAAGAAAGTGAGGATAAGAACTAA
- a CDS encoding ABC transporter permease → MDIVISLIQYSLIIIAPLLIVALGGLMSEKSGVTNIALEGIMLMGAFIGIWAIRILQLNTTWNPQIIYIIGMLVGGLTGLIFAAIHAFASIKMKADQTISATALNLFAPAFAIFTARTVIGGQQVKFRGEFLIQEIPFLSKIPFIGDIFFKRIHISFFIAIIFLVVITLLFNKSKLGLRVRAVGENPHAAQSLGVNISKIRFFGVLSSGFLAGLGGVIYVATTSESFDATVAGMGFLAIAVLIFGNWKPLSVLLAAIFFGFFSSFAYSYSLIPFLKNNALPKEFMSMIPYVVTLIILAFTSKRSLAPKALGQVFDQEKR, encoded by the coding sequence ATGGATATCGTCATCTCACTTATACAATATTCTTTAATTATTATTGCACCGTTATTAATTGTTGCGCTTGGTGGATTAATGTCTGAAAAGAGCGGGGTTACTAACATTGCCTTAGAAGGGATCATGTTAATGGGAGCCTTCATTGGTATTTGGGCAATTAGAATATTACAATTAAATACAACTTGGAATCCTCAAATTATCTACATTATTGGTATGTTAGTTGGTGGATTAACTGGATTAATTTTTGCTGCAATTCACGCATTTGCATCTATTAAGATGAAAGCTGACCAAACAATTTCAGCAACAGCACTTAACTTATTTGCCCCAGCATTTGCAATTTTTACAGCTAGAACAGTCATTGGTGGTCAACAAGTTAAATTCCGTGGTGAATTTTTAATTCAAGAAATTCCATTCTTAAGTAAGATTCCATTTATAGGAGATATATTCTTCAAACGTATACATATCAGTTTCTTTATCGCAATTATCTTCTTAGTTGTAATTACCTTATTATTTAATAAGTCAAAGTTAGGCTTAAGAGTAAGAGCGGTTGGTGAAAATCCACATGCTGCTCAATCTTTAGGTGTAAATATTTCAAAGATTAGATTCTTTGGTGTCTTATCATCAGGATTCCTAGCGGGTTTAGGTGGAGTTATTTATGTTGCAACAACATCAGAAAGTTTTGATGCGACAGTTGCTGGCATGGGGTTCTTAGCAATCGCAGTATTAATCTTTGGTAACTGGAAACCATTAAGTGTTTTATTAGCAGCAATCTTCTTTGGATTCTTCTCAAGTTTTGCATATTCATATTCATTAATTCCATTTTTAAAGAATAATGCATTACCTAAAGAATTCATGTCAATGATTCCATATGTTGTAACTTTAATTATCTTAGCATTTACCTCAAAACGTTCACTTGCTCCTAAAGCACTTGGACAGGTATTTGATCAAGAAAAACGATAA
- a CDS encoding NADPH-dependent FMN reductase yields MKIGIIIGTIREGRVGASVGKWVYDFAANRNDEGVTYELVDLKDYSLPLLGVAPTEQQGAAIGAWSAKMASFDGYVFVTGEYNRSIPGAFKNALDFLKPELANKPVGYVGYGGLGGTFAIAALRVSNAQQQLAGVRTMVNFSLMADFENFTVFKPQPYHAMNMNGMLDELLVWAKAFKTIR; encoded by the coding sequence ATGAAAATCGGTATTATTATTGGAACAATTCGTGAAGGACGTGTAGGTGCGTCAGTTGGTAAATGGGTATATGATTTTGCAGCAAATCGTAACGATGAAGGTGTTACTTATGAATTAGTAGACTTAAAAGATTATAGTTTACCATTATTAGGTGTAGCTCCAACTGAACAACAAGGTGCAGCAATTGGTGCTTGGTCTGCAAAAATGGCTTCATTTGATGGTTATGTATTTGTAACAGGTGAATACAATCGTTCAATCCCTGGTGCATTCAAAAATGCATTAGACTTCTTAAAACCAGAATTAGCTAACAAACCAGTTGGTTATGTAGGTTATGGTGGATTAGGTGGTACATTTGCAATCGCAGCTTTACGTGTTTCAAATGCACAACAACAATTAGCTGGCGTGAGAACAATGGTTAACTTCTCATTAATGGCCGACTTTGAAAACTTTACAGTATTTAAACCACAACCTTACCATGCAATGAATATGAATGGAATGTTAGACGAATTATTAGTTTGGGCTAAAGCATTTAAAACAATTAGATAA
- a CDS encoding VOC family protein, whose amino-acid sequence MKIIEYVQKDRIISENTKLGVVHLKVKHLKEQINFYKVALKMTILEETEDYAILGDTKNPLLHLRKVDDLKRYSNTTGMYHFALLYPNEKELAKAIYWLYSIKYPNAPTDHGFSKTSYLKDLEGNDIELYIRTVDRAIYIEKNGEYKIKYKDGRITDGRDELDLDELFSHLDKNDDIESPIYDMQMGHIHLYGSNVDEMNKFYTEVMGFAEGIYMPYFRMSDVGLTREKNHVIAFNAWKRTDIQAPEDAAGLDYYTIVLDGKNEFDSLLARLDKNGTPYTIEETSAYLLDPSKIKIKLTY is encoded by the coding sequence ATGAAAATTATTGAATATGTACAAAAGGATAGAATAATCTCGGAAAACACGAAATTAGGTGTTGTACATTTAAAAGTTAAACATTTAAAAGAACAAATTAACTTCTATAAAGTTGCATTAAAAATGACTATATTAGAAGAGACTGAAGATTATGCTATCTTGGGTGATACTAAAAATCCATTATTACATTTAAGAAAAGTAGATGATCTTAAACGTTATTCAAATACGACTGGAATGTATCACTTTGCCTTACTGTATCCAAATGAAAAGGAATTAGCAAAGGCTATTTACTGGCTATATTCAATTAAGTACCCTAACGCTCCGACTGATCATGGATTCTCTAAAACAAGTTATTTAAAAGACTTAGAAGGTAATGACATAGAACTTTATATTCGAACTGTTGATCGTGCAATTTATATTGAGAAAAATGGGGAGTATAAAATTAAGTATAAAGATGGTAGAATAACTGATGGCAGAGATGAATTAGACTTAGATGAACTATTCAGTCATCTTGATAAAAATGATGATATAGAATCACCAATTTATGATATGCAAATGGGTCACATCCATTTATACGGTTCAAATGTAGATGAAATGAATAAATTCTATACTGAAGTGATGGGATTTGCAGAAGGAATTTATATGCCATACTTTAGAATGAGTGATGTTGGTTTAACTCGTGAAAAAAATCATGTCATCGCATTTAATGCATGGAAAAGAACAGATATTCAAGCACCAGAAGATGCAGCCGGATTAGATTACTATACGATTGTATTGGATGGAAAAAATGAATTTGATAGTTTATTAGCTAGATTAGATAAAAACGGAACCCCTTATACTATAGAAGAAACATCTGCATATTTACTTGACCCATCAAAAATTAAGATTAAATTAACTTATTAA
- a CDS encoding MarR family transcriptional regulator gives MDYLKIDNIYTKLLKIQNILNENLAIIAKMYGFNSTELMIFLDIKTHPNTDLNTLCDRLGLKKSAASKALNKLILDKIIVKDVDPIDHRKVSLRHVELPDQNVCKEETLLTTFKGITEHECSLDKINESLDDLIKILK, from the coding sequence ATGGACTATTTAAAAATTGATAATATTTATACCAAGTTATTAAAAATTCAAAATATATTAAATGAGAATTTAGCAATAATTGCTAAAATGTATGGTTTTAACAGTACTGAACTTATGATTTTCTTAGACATTAAGACACATCCTAACACAGACTTAAATACCTTATGTGATCGTTTAGGGTTGAAAAAATCAGCAGCGAGTAAAGCACTTAACAAACTAATCTTAGATAAGATTATTGTTAAAGATGTTGATCCAATTGATCATCGAAAAGTATCACTAAGACACGTTGAATTACCTGATCAAAATGTCTGTAAAGAAGAAACTTTACTAACAACTTTTAAAGGAATTACTGAACATGAGTGCAGTTTAGATAAAATCAACGAATCTTTAGACGACTTAATAAAAATTCTTAAATAA
- a CDS encoding ABC transporter ATP-binding protein: MSVIEIRDLKKTFKKPVREQGIWGMFKTLFSTKYTTKDAVKGINFKVNEGEIVGYIGANGAGKSTTIKMMCGILTPSSGEVLINGKQPYKAKERKEVLKDVGVVFGQRTQLWWDLPLIESLVILREIYKVSKSDYEERLNFLREVLDLDEFMNQPVRTLSLGQRMRADLAASLIHNPKILFLDEPTIGLDVLVKDKMIKAIRQIHQTYHTTIILTTHNMDDITDLCHRVIILDEGNILYDGPLSTIKKKFGDVRNIYLTYRGNLDIEEIKNKFESIHVEGNDGNLNISFDADKIDINKVLKFIIERADLIDIKIQENSLETIVRSIYENKKY, from the coding sequence ATGTCAGTAATAGAAATAAGGGATCTAAAAAAGACATTTAAAAAGCCAGTACGTGAACAAGGTATCTGGGGGATGTTTAAAACGCTATTTAGCACGAAGTATACAACAAAAGATGCAGTAAAAGGTATCAATTTTAAAGTTAATGAAGGTGAAATTGTTGGTTATATTGGTGCCAATGGTGCTGGTAAGTCAACAACAATTAAGATGATGTGTGGTATTTTGACACCTTCATCTGGGGAAGTTTTAATTAATGGAAAACAACCTTATAAAGCTAAAGAGCGAAAGGAAGTTTTAAAAGATGTAGGTGTTGTCTTTGGACAACGTACGCAATTATGGTGGGATCTGCCCTTAATTGAAAGTTTAGTCATTTTAAGAGAAATCTATAAGGTGAGTAAAAGTGATTATGAGGAAAGATTAAATTTCTTAAGAGAAGTCTTAGATTTAGATGAATTTATGAATCAACCAGTAAGAACATTATCTTTAGGTCAAAGAATGCGTGCTGATTTAGCTGCAAGTTTAATTCATAATCCTAAAATTTTATTTTTAGATGAACCTACAATTGGCCTTGATGTTTTGGTTAAAGATAAAATGATAAAAGCAATTCGTCAAATTCATCAAACTTATCATACAACCATCATTTTAACGACACATAATATGGATGATATTACAGATCTTTGTCACCGCGTTATTATTTTAGATGAAGGTAATATTCTTTATGATGGCCCATTATCTACAATTAAGAAAAAGTTTGGTGATGTAAGAAATATTTATTTAACTTACCGTGGAAATTTAGATATAGAGGAAATTAAAAATAAGTTTGAATCAATTCATGTTGAAGGTAATGATGGTAACTTAAATATTAGTTTTGATGCAGATAAAATTGATATTAATAAAGTCTTAAAATTTATCATTGAAAGAGCAGATCTAATTGATATTAAAATTCAAGAGAACTCATTAGAAACGATTGTGAGAAGTATTTATGAAAATAAAAAGTATTAA
- a CDS encoding ABC transporter permease gives MKIKSIKKYLAFTKAGILDGFAYKFNAFGWFLGDVFTILILYFLWQAVYKNSPTDIINGMTFSQMVTYLILARVCSPLIFNGFSFWQLGYDIYEGNIAINLIKPINYRRRTLFSTLGGFIANFILLFLPISVIVFIIFYFLLGVSIPSIPFILLFLLSAFLACIIYDALNFMIAELAIFTNALFGLMLIKDTVLGFLSGSLLPISFFPSWLQGITKYLPFRSIAEVPIMILMEKYSYKEILLEMVLQVVWIVILNLCAQLSFNQIKKHIVSAGG, from the coding sequence ATGAAAATAAAAAGTATTAAGAAATACCTAGCCTTTACAAAAGCAGGTATTCTTGATGGATTTGCCTATAAGTTTAATGCTTTTGGTTGGTTTCTAGGAGATGTATTTACGATATTGATTTTATATTTTCTTTGGCAAGCAGTTTATAAGAATTCACCAACAGATATCATTAATGGCATGACATTCTCTCAAATGGTAACTTATTTAATTTTAGCTAGAGTTTGTTCGCCACTTATCTTTAATGGTTTTTCATTTTGGCAATTAGGATATGATATTTATGAAGGGAATATAGCGATTAATTTAATTAAACCAATTAATTATCGCCGTCGTACATTGTTTTCAACATTAGGCGGTTTTATAGCAAACTTCATCCTATTATTCTTACCAATTAGTGTGATTGTTTTTATTATATTTTATTTCCTTTTAGGTGTAAGTATTCCATCTATACCATTTATTTTATTATTTCTGTTAAGTGCATTTTTAGCATGTATCATCTATGATGCGCTTAATTTTATGATTGCAGAATTAGCAATCTTTACAAATGCCTTATTTGGATTAATGTTAATTAAAGATACAGTTTTAGGTTTCTTATCAGGCAGTTTATTACCAATTTCATTTTTCCCATCATGGCTTCAAGGGATTACTAAGTATTTACCATTTAGAAGTATTGCAGAAGTGCCAATTATGATACTTATGGAAAAATATAGTTATAAAGAAATTTTATTAGAAATGGTACTTCAAGTTGTTTGGATTGTGATCTTAAATCTTTGTGCACAATTATCATTCAATCAAATTAAAAAACATATTGTGAGTGCTGGAGGCTAA
- a CDS encoding ABC transporter permease, translating to MNYLRLYRYYFAKSVKARLSYRLDAVIGILGFLITNAILFSTLYLTISSIPSLNGWNINHLGFLYGFYLIPKSIDHMLSDNIWQMGTGGITNGMFDKYLVRPVNALFQMIAETVQLEGLGEFILGVVLLAIFTPQAGIIWNFETILTVIMTSIFGMILFFSIKLMFGSMAFWTKRSIQIMSMVYNVSDFSRYPVEIFGNVIKSILLYVVPFSLVLFRPIEAIIKGENVLFSLLGSAIGSIVFLLAALLVYREGLKKYESAGS from the coding sequence ATGAATTATTTAAGATTATATAGATATTATTTTGCCAAGAGCGTAAAAGCGAGATTGTCTTATCGATTAGATGCGGTGATTGGAATCTTAGGATTTTTAATAACAAATGCGATTTTATTTTCAACACTTTATTTAACGATTTCATCAATTCCAAGTTTAAATGGTTGGAATATTAATCACTTGGGGTTCTTATATGGATTTTATTTAATTCCTAAATCAATTGATCACATGTTATCGGATAACATTTGGCAAATGGGTACAGGTGGTATTACCAATGGTATGTTTGATAAATACTTAGTTAGACCAGTAAATGCCTTATTCCAAATGATTGCTGAAACTGTTCAGTTAGAAGGTTTAGGGGAATTTATTTTAGGTGTTGTCCTACTTGCGATTTTCACTCCACAAGCAGGAATTATATGGAATTTCGAAACAATTCTTACAGTTATTATGACATCAATTTTTGGGATGATTTTATTCTTTTCAATTAAACTCATGTTTGGTTCAATGGCTTTTTGGACTAAGAGAAGTATTCAAATCATGAGTATGGTCTATAATGTTTCTGATTTCTCTAGATATCCAGTAGAAATCTTTGGCAATGTAATTAAGTCAATCTTACTTTATGTTGTTCCATTCTCATTGGTTTTATTTAGACCAATTGAAGCAATTATTAAAGGTGAAAATGTATTATTCTCACTTTTAGGTAGTGCAATCGGTTCAATAGTATTTTTACTCGCTGCACTTTTAGTGTATCGTGAGGGTTTAAAAAAATATGAAAGTGCTGGTAGTTAA
- a CDS encoding shikimate kinase has translation MKTLLVILGGQAVGKMTVGEEIEKRTNLKLFHNHMTVEIANHFYGFGDDLSEEAKVIQRTHFRDLRDRLRHVVFDNVGRSYLPGMIFTGAMYYDNEEVWNLFLSYVETYKNAAKSIGEDVKVYILELYCDLEERLKRNRSENRMAKKPSKKNVLWSEEQILIQERTKRIIANEDDIKQFNVDEFIKINNTKISAENVAIHVVEKLGLGK, from the coding sequence ATGAAAACTTTACTTGTTATTTTAGGTGGTCAAGCTGTAGGAAAAATGACAGTTGGCGAAGAAATAGAAAAAAGAACAAATTTAAAATTATTCCATAATCATATGACTGTTGAAATTGCCAATCACTTTTATGGATTTGGTGATGATTTAAGTGAGGAAGCAAAAGTTATTCAACGCACACACTTTAGAGATTTGCGGGATAGACTTCGTCATGTTGTTTTTGATAATGTAGGTAGAAGTTATTTACCTGGTATGATATTTACAGGAGCAATGTATTATGACAACGAAGAAGTTTGGAATTTATTCTTAAGTTATGTTGAAACTTATAAAAATGCTGCCAAATCAATTGGTGAAGATGTAAAAGTGTATATTTTAGAATTATATTGTGATCTAGAAGAGAGACTTAAAAGAAATCGTAGTGAAAATAGAATGGCTAAAAAACCTTCTAAAAAGAACGTTTTATGGAGTGAAGAACAAATACTTATTCAGGAACGTACGAAGCGAATTATCGCCAATGAAGATGATATTAAACAATTTAATGTAGATGAGTTTATTAAAATTAATAATACAAAGATTAGTGCTGAAAATGTAGCGATTCATGTCGTTGAAAAATTGGGGTTAGGTAAATGA
- a CDS encoding GNAT family N-acetyltransferase codes for MILFIKFDYMDSDIEPLLKLYHDNKKYISVSANFFEYVLENDFVYLYKIFSDDKLIGTLHLEQDDEILYLSIMIDKDYHHQGYATYTLKEVLKDSFHLGYKKIVVYIDKNNLNSIKLFEKVGFKFKEEDKELLTYVYDLSFIE; via the coding sequence ATGATTTTGTTTATAAAGTTTGATTATATGGATTCGGATATTGAACCGTTACTTAAACTTTATCACGATAATAAAAAGTATATTTCCGTTTCAGCAAACTTTTTTGAATATGTTTTAGAAAATGATTTTGTTTACCTATATAAAATATTTTCAGATGATAAACTGATTGGAACACTTCATTTAGAACAAGATGATGAAATCTTGTATCTATCAATTATGATTGATAAAGACTATCACCATCAAGGATATGCGACATATACTTTAAAAGAAGTTTTGAAGGATTCATTTCATTTAGGTTATAAAAAAATTGTTGTATATATTGATAAAAACAATTTGAATTCAATTAAGTTATTTGAAAAAGTTGGGTTTAAGTTTAAAGAAGAAGATAAAGAATTATTAACCTATGTATATGATTTATCATTTATAGAATAA